From a single Hippoglossus stenolepis isolate QCI-W04-F060 chromosome 2, HSTE1.2, whole genome shotgun sequence genomic region:
- the aanat1 gene encoding serotonin N-acetyltransferase, with product MSVVSALPFMRPLHMPSSVSRGRRHTLPASEFRSLSPEDAISVFEIEREAFISVSGECPLHLDEVRHFLTLCPELSLGWFEEGRLVAFVIGSLWDQERLTTEALTLHKPHGPTVHIHVLAVHRTFRQQGKGSILMWRYLQYLRCLPYVRRAVLMCEDFLVPFYQKSGFKVQGPSKITVGPLTFIEMLYPVRGHAFMRRNSGC from the exons ATGTCAGTGGTCAGCGCGTTGCCGTTCATGAGGCCTCTCCACATGCCCTCTTCGGTGTCGCGGGGCCGCCGCCACACGCTACCGGCCAGCGAGTTCCGCTCCCTCAGCCCGGAGGATGCGATCAGCGTGTTcgagatagagagagaag CCTTCATCTCAGTGTCCGGTGAGTGCCCCCTCCACCTGGATGAGGTGCGTCACTTCCTCACCCTGTGTCCAGAGCTGTCTCTTGGCTGGTTCGAGGAGGGACGTCTGGTGGCTTTTGTCATCGGCTCTCTGTGGGACCAGGAGAGGCTTACCACG GAGGCCCTGACTCTCCATAAGCCTCACGGCCCCACCGTGCACATCCACGTCCTGGCCGTCCACCGGACCTTCCGTCAGCAGGGCAAAGGCTCCATCCTGATGTGGCGCTACCTGCAGTACCTCAGGTGCCTGCCCTATGTCCGCCGTGCCGTGCTCATGTGCGAGGACTTCCTGGTTCCTTTCTACCAGAAGTCGGGTTTCAAGGTGCAGGGCCCCAGTAAGATCACAGTGGGGCCCCTCACGTTCATCGAGATGTTGTACCCGGTCAGGGGCCACGCCTTCATGCGACGTAACAGCGGTTGTTGA